The Nycticebus coucang isolate mNycCou1 chromosome 8, mNycCou1.pri, whole genome shotgun sequence genome has a window encoding:
- the LOC128592731 gene encoding prothymosin alpha-like, producing MSDTAVDTSSEVTTKDLEEKKEGVDEAENGRDAPANGNAENEENGEQEADNEVDEEEEEGGDEEEEEEGGDGEEEDGDEDEEAEATTGKRAAEDDEDEDVDTKKQKTEEDD from the coding sequence ATGTCAGACACAGCGGTGGACACCAGCTCCGAGGTCACCACCAAGGACttagaggagaagaaggaaggtgTGGACGAGGCAGAGAATGGAAGAGACGCCCCTGCTAATGGGAATGCTGAGAATGAGGAAAATGGGGAGCAGGAGGCTGACAATGAGGtcgatgaagaagaggaagaaggtggggacgaagaggaagaggaggagggaggtgatgGTGAAGAGGAGGATGGAGATGAAGATGAGGAAGCCGAGGCCACCACGGGCAAACGGGCAgctgaagatgatgaggatgaggATGTTGATACCAAGAAGCAGAAGACGGAGGAGGATGACTAG